Genomic DNA from Candidatus Koribacter versatilis Ellin345:
TGCGCATGAAGGTCCGCGAGAACGGCAAGGAAAATGAGTTTCTCATCATGCCGGGTGAGTTCATCGTGATCCCCTGCGGCATGGAACACCTGCCGTCGGCCGATGAAGAGACGCACATCATGCTGCTCGAGCCAAAGACGACGCTGAATACCGGCAACGTGGTGAATGAGAGAACAGTGTCGGATCTGGAAAGAATTTAGAAGAGCGTTGGCCAGCTCCTCTTCGCGTGCAGAACGGCGAGTATCTGCACAGCCTCTCCCTTGATGCGGTACATCAAAAGGAAGGGTGTTCCAGAGATGACTAGTTCGCGGGTTCCCGCGACTCTTCCCGTCCTGCCCAGTCGCGGGTGCTTCCCGAGCAGTTCTGCGGCGGCCACGATCTCATCGAGAATTCGATTAGCAGCCTTAGGGTTCTCGGACCTGACGTAGTCGTGCACCGAGACAAGGTCCCGGTTCGCAGGGGACGCCCACTCTACCTCATTTCCGGCGCTTGAGTTTCGCAACGAGTTTCTTAACGTCAGCGTGGTCAACCAATTCTCTGTCGTCGGCAGCCTTGATGGCTTGATTGATCCGGTCCAGATGGTATTTCTGAACTTCGAGGTAGTCCTCTACCGCCTCATTTAGCAAGTAGCTGCGGTCACGATCGA
This window encodes:
- a CDS encoding cupin domain-containing protein yields the protein MLAKVNVASKLSLFNEHYSPKIIGEVNDLYVKVAKLQGEFTWHHHENEDELFYVVKGALRMKVRENGKENEFLIMPGEFIVIPCGMEHLPSADEETHIMLLEPKTTLNTGNVVNERTVSDLERI
- a CDS encoding type II toxin-antitoxin system RelE/ParE family toxin encodes the protein MTTLTLRNSLRNSSAGNEVEWASPANRDLVSVHDYVRSENPKAANRILDEIVAAAELLGKHPRLGRTGRVAGTRELVISGTPFLLMYRIKGEAVQILAVLHAKRSWPTLF
- a CDS encoding CopG family ribbon-helix-helix protein, translating into MEKQLISVRLRADKVAALDALAESLDRDRSYLLNEAVEDYLEVQKYHLDRINQAIKAADDRELVDHADVKKLVAKLKRRK